From one Erythrobacter sp. HKB08 genomic stretch:
- a CDS encoding DUF192 domain-containing protein, with amino-acid sequence MNTIIRFAAGAFALGLIACSPQQAAETAPTEAAEASVHPVSGLQIVPLTVTSGDTVHRFDVEVAATFEEQRQGLMFRTELGPNEGMIFPRNPPDLASFWMRNTPLPLDIIFVGTDGRIMNIAAETVPYSLESVAAEGLTSLVLEIPGGRAAELGIGPGDLVEYEAPAN; translated from the coding sequence ATGAATACAATCATCCGATTCGCTGCCGGAGCTTTCGCGCTCGGCCTTATCGCCTGCTCGCCGCAGCAGGCTGCGGAAACCGCGCCGACCGAGGCGGCAGAGGCCAGCGTCCATCCGGTCTCGGGCCTGCAAATCGTCCCGCTGACGGTGACGAGCGGCGATACGGTGCATCGCTTCGACGTCGAAGTTGCCGCGACTTTCGAGGAGCAGCGCCAGGGGCTGATGTTCCGAACAGAACTGGGTCCGAACGAAGGGATGATCTTCCCGCGCAATCCGCCCGATCTCGCGAGTTTCTGGATGCGCAATACCCCGCTACCGCTCGACATTATCTTCGTCGGCACGGACGGCCGGATCATGAATATCGCGGCCGAAACGGTCCCCTATTCGCTCGAATCGGTTGCCGCCGAAGGGTTGACCAGCCTCGTGCTCGAAATCCCCGGCGGACGCGCTGCCGAACTGGGAATCGGGCCGGGCGACCTCGTCGAATACGAAGCCCCGGCCAATTAG
- a CDS encoding NADH:ubiquinone oxidoreductase subunit NDUFA12 — protein sequence MSFLGKIFTWWNGATIGTMLYSWRKGEHVGTDAQGNKYYRSKPKKGERERRWVIYDGANDASRVPAEWHGWLHGSFDDVPESHLPPPKIWEVDYTPNATGTADAYRPQGALERGGKRARAVGDYEAWSPDA from the coding sequence ATGAGTTTCCTCGGCAAGATCTTCACCTGGTGGAACGGCGCCACCATCGGCACCATGCTCTACAGCTGGCGCAAGGGCGAGCACGTCGGCACCGACGCGCAGGGCAACAAGTACTACCGCTCCAAGCCCAAGAAGGGCGAGCGTGAGCGTCGCTGGGTGATCTACGACGGCGCGAACGACGCCAGCCGCGTGCCGGCCGAATGGCATGGCTGGCTGCACGGCTCGTTCGACGACGTGCCGGAAAGCCACCTGCCGCCGCCCAAGATCTGGGAAGTCGACTACACGCCGAACGCGACCGGCACCGCGGATGCATACCGTCCGCAAGGTGCTCTCGAGCGCGGCGGCAAGCGTGCCCGCGCAGTGGGCGACTACGAAGCCTGGTCGCCGGACGCTTGA
- the aat gene encoding leucyl/phenylalanyl-tRNA--protein transferase → MRTGDMHGSPFPLIPPETLLLAYRSGIFPMSDGRDDPEIFWVEPRDRAILPLEGFRCSKTLRKVLRRDTYRVTIDRAFTDVVSLCAAPREGHPESWISYRIAASYRQLHEVGHAHSIECWEGEELVGGLYGVAFDQVFCGESMFSRADNASKVALAWLVALMRRAGYRLLDCQFMTEHLASLGAIEIAQEAYLERLAAAGGKPAMSLPEAYASLVSEAASLGEAAGDGAAAGAGAEVGAGREGDGSSSPGKLIAQSLTQTS, encoded by the coding sequence ATGCGGACAGGCGACATGCACGGCTCGCCCTTCCCCCTGATCCCGCCGGAGACGCTCCTGCTCGCCTATCGCAGCGGCATCTTCCCGATGTCGGACGGGCGCGACGACCCGGAAATCTTCTGGGTCGAACCGCGCGACAGGGCCATCCTGCCGCTCGAGGGATTCCGCTGCTCGAAGACGCTGCGCAAGGTGCTGCGCCGCGACACCTACCGGGTGACGATCGATCGCGCCTTCACCGATGTCGTCAGCCTGTGCGCCGCGCCGCGCGAAGGGCACCCGGAAAGCTGGATCAGCTACCGCATCGCGGCGAGCTATCGCCAGCTGCACGAGGTCGGCCATGCGCATTCGATCGAATGCTGGGAAGGGGAAGAGCTTGTCGGCGGGCTCTACGGCGTCGCCTTCGACCAGGTGTTCTGCGGCGAGAGCATGTTCAGCCGGGCGGACAATGCCAGCAAGGTCGCACTCGCCTGGCTCGTCGCGCTGATGCGGCGCGCCGGGTACCGGCTGCTCGACTGCCAGTTCATGACCGAACATCTCGCCTCGCTTGGCGCAATCGAGATCGCGCAGGAGGCCTATCTGGAAAGGCTGGCGGCAGCGGGCGGCAAGCCTGCCATGAGCCTGCCGGAAGCTTACGCCTCGTTGGTGTCGGAAGCCGCTTCGCTGGGCGAGGCCGCAGGCGACGGAGCCGCTGCGGGCGCAGGCGCGGAGGTCGGCGCGGGGCGCGAAGGCGACGGGTCTTCCTCGCCCGGGAAGCTCATTGCGCAGTCCTTGACCCAGACGTCGTAG
- a CDS encoding fatty acyl-AMP ligase, whose protein sequence is MTDAALTPTPNDCDLPRRRSDFATFNEAIEYAARSEKGMNFHDMRGTLERVYPYSQMRDDALVMARRLVASGIGKDDRVALIAETCPEFAAMFCACVYAGAWPVPLPLPTGFGGKEGYIDQLAVQLESSDPKVLIYPPEIAEMAKAAADRQGCEGIDWASFAEREAPDVDLPEASPEDICYLQYSSGSTRFPTGVAVTHEALLHNLQGHSVSMDFRANDRVVSWLPWYHDMGLVGCFLSVVANQASIDYIKTEHFARRPLAWLDLISRNKGTTLSYSPTFGYDICARRISSQSHVGDRFDLSRWRIAGNGADMIRPDVMQSFVNAFADAGFKASAFTPSYGLAEATLAVTVMPPGEGIQVDLIEEERLSGTRADLSRPARYRAIVNCGKPIPGMDVEIRGEKGQVKGDHQIGKVWCRGTSVMHSYFRNEEATDECLVDGWLDTGDMGYMANGYLFIVGRAKDMIIINGKNHWPQDIEWAVEQLAGFNHGDIAAFSVETENGEEAPAVLVHCRVSDPEERVRLHEQIKDKVRSVTGMNCVVELVPPRTLPRTSSGKLSRAKAKRLYLAGEIQPLPLMEAA, encoded by the coding sequence ATGACCGACGCCGCACTCACGCCGACGCCGAATGATTGCGACCTGCCGCGTCGCAGGTCCGATTTTGCGACTTTCAACGAAGCTATCGAATATGCCGCCCGCAGCGAAAAGGGCATGAACTTTCACGACATGCGCGGAACGCTGGAGCGCGTGTACCCTTACAGCCAGATGCGCGACGATGCGCTGGTCATGGCGCGCAGGCTGGTGGCCTCGGGGATCGGCAAGGACGACCGCGTCGCCCTCATCGCCGAAACCTGCCCCGAATTCGCCGCCATGTTCTGCGCCTGCGTCTATGCGGGCGCCTGGCCGGTACCGCTGCCGCTGCCGACCGGCTTCGGCGGCAAGGAAGGCTATATCGACCAGCTCGCGGTCCAGCTCGAAAGCTCGGACCCCAAGGTTCTGATCTACCCGCCCGAGATTGCGGAAATGGCCAAGGCCGCCGCCGATCGCCAGGGCTGCGAAGGGATCGACTGGGCAAGCTTCGCCGAGCGCGAGGCGCCCGATGTCGACCTGCCCGAGGCGAGCCCGGAAGACATCTGCTACCTGCAGTATTCCTCCGGCTCGACCCGCTTCCCGACCGGCGTCGCCGTCACGCACGAAGCGCTGCTGCACAATTTGCAGGGTCACTCGGTCTCGATGGACTTCCGCGCCAACGACCGCGTGGTCAGCTGGCTGCCGTGGTACCACGACATGGGCCTCGTCGGCTGCTTCCTGTCGGTCGTCGCGAACCAAGCCTCGATCGACTACATCAAGACCGAGCATTTCGCGCGCCGTCCGCTCGCATGGCTCGACCTGATCAGCCGAAACAAGGGCACGACGCTCAGCTATTCGCCGACATTCGGCTACGACATCTGCGCCCGCCGCATCTCGAGCCAGAGCCACGTCGGCGACCGGTTCGACCTGTCGCGCTGGCGCATTGCTGGCAACGGCGCGGACATGATCCGACCCGACGTCATGCAGAGCTTCGTCAACGCCTTTGCCGATGCGGGCTTCAAGGCCAGCGCCTTCACCCCTTCCTACGGCCTTGCCGAAGCGACGCTCGCAGTCACCGTCATGCCTCCGGGCGAAGGGATCCAGGTCGACCTCATTGAGGAAGAGCGCCTGTCGGGCACTCGTGCCGACCTGTCGCGCCCGGCACGCTACCGCGCGATCGTCAATTGCGGCAAGCCGATCCCCGGCATGGACGTCGAAATCCGCGGCGAGAAGGGCCAGGTCAAGGGCGATCACCAGATCGGCAAGGTCTGGTGCCGCGGGACCAGCGTCATGCACTCCTACTTCCGCAACGAGGAAGCGACCGACGAATGCCTCGTCGACGGCTGGCTCGACACGGGCGACATGGGCTACATGGCCAATGGCTATCTGTTCATCGTCGGCCGCGCGAAGGACATGATCATCATCAACGGCAAGAACCACTGGCCGCAGGATATCGAGTGGGCGGTCGAGCAGCTTGCCGGCTTCAACCACGGCGACATCGCCGCATTCTCGGTCGAAACCGAGAATGGCGAGGAAGCGCCTGCCGTGCTGGTGCATTGCCGCGTTTCCGATCCGGAAGAACGCGTCCGCCTGCACGAGCAGATCAAGGACAAGGTCCGCTCGGTCACCGGCATGAACTGCGTGGTCGAGCTAGTCCCGCCGCGCACGCTGCCGCGCACCTCGTCGGGCAAGCTCAGCCGCGCCAAGGCCAAGCGCCTCTACCTTGCAGGCGAGATCCAGCCGCTGCCGCTGATGGAAGCGGCCTGA
- a CDS encoding regulatory protein RecX has protein sequence MRKLHERGWEDEGEPGVPALVERYVELGYVDDEQFARSKAGSLLRRGYGARRIGESLREAGIGEAIREQMQPDEAQRREAVVALVRRRRFGPFYREELAPDRREKQLAAIVRAGHSFDHARFAVDAGSEQVLEEWLEEAREELE, from the coding sequence TTGAGAAAACTGCACGAAAGGGGCTGGGAAGACGAGGGCGAGCCGGGTGTTCCGGCCCTGGTCGAACGCTATGTCGAGCTCGGTTATGTCGATGACGAGCAGTTCGCCCGCAGCAAGGCCGGATCGCTCCTGCGGCGCGGGTATGGCGCGCGGCGGATCGGCGAGAGCCTGCGCGAGGCGGGCATCGGGGAGGCTATCCGCGAGCAGATGCAGCCGGACGAAGCACAGCGGCGCGAAGCGGTCGTCGCGCTGGTCCGCCGCCGCCGTTTCGGGCCCTTCTACCGCGAGGAGCTTGCACCCGACCGGCGCGAGAAACAGCTCGCGGCAATCGTGCGTGCCGGGCATTCCTTCGACCACGCACGTTTCGCCGTCGATGCGGGCAGCGAACAAGTGCTTGAAGAATGGTTGGAAGAGGCGCGCGAGGAACTAGAGTGA